A single genomic interval of Hyphomicrobium methylovorum harbors:
- the asnB gene encoding asparagine synthase (glutamine-hydrolyzing) has product MCGIFGIIDLNGRRNIPSSVLKRAADAMHHRGPDEEGYLQRPGFGFASKRLSIVGISDGHQPMHNETKTVSVVFNGEIYDHDDWRNDLTARGHKLVTHCDTEILPHMWEEYERDMFAKLNGQFAIALFDERKQSFILARDRFGICPLYWTRTTRFGTDWLIFGSEIKTIFATGLVEPKPDRRGIDAVFNFLAVAGPFSCFEGINILPPGRFLTIERGGSNDEAKISERTYWDMDFPDQGQESRPSNETEYVDRLESILHDSVRRRLRADAPVASYLSGGVDSSTVVAMAKDILGKAPATYTVKIRDPKLDETEQAAIISRHLDAHPRVVACGSDEIVANYQNLLVATETPVTDTSCTALMMLASAVHEDGYKVALTGEGSDEWLAGYPWYKFQRGVELLGKISGGRLDNAVTERFFTWLGCSKEAGAYLRRCVTSAGGPHAFQRFYDLLGASRFRFYSSRMLSELSAHDPYLAFQPNLDRLRRWHPINRAVYWGGKIHLPGQLLSLKGDRIAMSQSVEMRYPFLDNNVFDFLAGIDPNLKLKGFREKYLLRRVSERWLPKSVAWRPKGMFRAPLDGFFLDQRLPYVDELLSEESIKKAGYFDPAEVTKWRTQYTELSTRFYQRSSMELGLVAVLATQLWHHTFIDPTLANLPDWRTLAGIDTDYSDLDFAEPQNAVG; this is encoded by the coding sequence ATGTGTGGAATCTTCGGCATCATCGATCTGAATGGACGGCGGAACATCCCGTCATCTGTCCTGAAGCGCGCCGCAGACGCCATGCATCACCGCGGACCCGATGAAGAAGGGTATCTCCAGCGGCCCGGTTTCGGTTTTGCTTCGAAGCGGCTCAGCATCGTCGGAATATCTGACGGTCATCAGCCGATGCACAACGAGACCAAGACGGTCTCGGTCGTTTTCAACGGCGAAATCTACGATCACGACGACTGGCGCAACGATCTCACAGCGCGTGGGCATAAGCTCGTTACGCATTGCGATACGGAAATCCTTCCGCACATGTGGGAGGAATATGAGCGCGATATGTTCGCGAAGCTCAATGGGCAGTTTGCAATCGCACTGTTCGACGAGCGCAAACAGAGTTTCATTCTCGCGCGTGACCGGTTCGGCATCTGTCCTCTCTATTGGACACGAACGACGCGCTTCGGAACGGACTGGCTGATCTTTGGATCAGAAATCAAAACGATCTTCGCGACGGGGCTCGTAGAACCGAAGCCTGATCGGCGCGGCATCGATGCGGTGTTCAACTTTCTGGCGGTTGCAGGTCCGTTCAGTTGCTTTGAAGGCATCAACATTCTGCCGCCGGGACGCTTCCTGACGATCGAACGCGGTGGCTCGAACGACGAAGCGAAAATCAGCGAACGCACATACTGGGATATGGATTTCCCGGATCAGGGACAGGAATCGCGCCCGTCAAACGAGACGGAATACGTCGACCGGCTTGAAAGCATCTTGCACGACAGCGTTCGACGCCGTTTGCGCGCAGATGCTCCGGTCGCGTCGTATCTTTCGGGCGGCGTGGATTCGAGCACCGTCGTTGCGATGGCCAAGGACATCCTTGGTAAGGCGCCTGCGACCTATACCGTCAAGATCCGCGATCCAAAGCTCGACGAAACGGAGCAAGCGGCAATTATTTCACGGCATCTCGACGCGCATCCGCGGGTCGTTGCCTGCGGTTCAGACGAGATCGTTGCGAACTATCAGAACCTGCTCGTCGCTACCGAAACGCCGGTCACAGATACCTCGTGCACCGCACTTATGATGCTTGCGAGCGCCGTGCATGAAGACGGCTACAAAGTCGCTTTGACCGGCGAAGGCTCCGACGAATGGCTCGCCGGGTACCCCTGGTACAAGTTCCAGCGCGGTGTTGAGTTGCTCGGCAAAATTTCCGGCGGACGGCTCGATAACGCCGTCACGGAGCGATTTTTTACGTGGCTCGGTTGCAGCAAGGAAGCGGGTGCCTACTTGCGCCGCTGCGTGACCTCGGCTGGCGGTCCGCATGCGTTCCAGCGGTTTTACGATCTGCTCGGAGCGTCGCGCTTCCGCTTCTACAGTTCGCGCATGCTTTCCGAACTTTCTGCGCATGATCCGTATCTGGCGTTCCAGCCCAATCTCGATCGCCTTCGCCGTTGGCATCCGATCAATCGCGCCGTTTACTGGGGCGGCAAGATCCATCTGCCGGGACAGCTTCTCAGTCTCAAGGGCGACCGGATCGCGATGAGCCAATCCGTCGAGATGCGCTATCCGTTCCTCGACAACAACGTGTTCGACTTCCTTGCGGGTATTGATCCGAACCTCAAGCTGAAGGGCTTCCGAGAGAAATATCTGTTGCGGCGCGTTTCGGAGAGGTGGCTGCCGAAATCTGTTGCGTGGCGTCCGAAGGGCATGTTCCGCGCGCCGCTCGACGGGTTTTTTCTCGATCAACGCCTCCCCTACGTCGATGAACTTCTCAGCGAAGAGTCGATCAAGAAAGCGGGCTACTTCGATCCCGCCGAGGTCACGAAGTGGCGTACGCAGTACACTGAGCTGTCGACGCGCTTCTATCAACGCAGCTCGATGGAACTCGGCCTCGTCGCGGTACTGGCGACGCAGCTTTGGCATCACACGTTCATCGATCCGACACTCGCCAACCTTCCTGATTGGCGTACGCTTGCCGGTATCGATACCGATTATTCCGACCTCGATTTTGCCGAGCCGCAGAACGCTGTCGGTTGA